The following proteins are co-located in the Pseudomonas antarctica genome:
- a CDS encoding MFS transporter → MSSVMSQRSSLAFLVITMLTFLAASSAPTPLYQVYQDSLHFSAAMLTVIFGVYAVSLLAALLTVGSLSDYLGRKPVIFVALILNMLAMLLFINADSTAYLIAARALQGFATGTATAVLSATLLDTDRLRGPMLNSLAPLLGMASGGLGSGLLVEFAPRPTQLVYFTLLGLMALQVVCILRLPETVSRIPGALKSLAPTLHVPEQARRALWLAMPLNVAVWSLGGFFSSLAPSLVRAATGSTSHLIGGGLVAVVTLSGAVMIYSLRARAADKIMRLSAVLLAAGVALLLVAVQSASLWLFFVASVIAGLGFGGGFMGSVRSIVGLALPHERAGLMSAFYVLSYLAFCVPALLAGNLSRVFGLIATTDGYGAVLIVLALSALVGLMLQDSGRARTAV, encoded by the coding sequence ATGTCTAGCGTCATGTCTCAACGTTCCAGCCTGGCGTTCCTGGTCATCACAATGTTGACCTTCCTCGCTGCGTCCAGCGCGCCTACTCCGCTGTATCAGGTTTACCAGGACAGCCTGCATTTCTCCGCGGCCATGCTGACGGTGATTTTCGGCGTTTACGCGGTGAGCCTGTTAGCGGCGTTATTGACCGTGGGTTCGCTGTCGGATTACCTGGGGCGCAAGCCGGTGATCTTCGTCGCACTGATCCTGAATATGCTGGCGATGCTGCTGTTTATCAACGCTGACAGCACCGCCTACTTGATTGCCGCCCGCGCGTTGCAAGGTTTCGCGACAGGCACGGCAACGGCGGTGCTGAGTGCCACGCTGCTGGACACCGACCGTTTGCGCGGCCCAATGCTCAATAGCCTGGCGCCACTCCTGGGCATGGCCAGTGGCGGCCTGGGCAGCGGCTTGCTCGTGGAATTCGCACCACGCCCGACTCAATTGGTTTACTTCACACTGCTGGGGTTGATGGCTCTTCAGGTGGTCTGCATTTTACGCTTGCCCGAAACCGTCAGCCGCATACCCGGTGCCTTGAAGTCGTTGGCGCCGACCCTGCATGTGCCGGAGCAAGCGCGCCGTGCCTTGTGGCTGGCGATGCCGCTGAATGTGGCGGTGTGGTCGCTGGGCGGGTTCTTTTCATCCCTGGCCCCTTCGCTCGTGCGGGCTGCGACCGGTTCGACCTCGCACCTGATTGGCGGCGGACTGGTGGCAGTCGTAACCCTGAGTGGCGCGGTAATGATTTACAGCCTGCGCGCGCGTGCGGCAGACAAGATCATGCGGCTGTCGGCGGTCTTGTTGGCGGCGGGTGTGGCGTTGCTGCTGGTCGCCGTGCAGAGTGCCAGTCTGTGGCTGTTTTTTGTCGCCAGTGTCATCGCAGGCTTGGGTTTCGGCGGCGGGTTCATGGGCAGTGTGCGCAGTATCGTGGGGTTGGCGCTGCCCCATGAACGGGCGGGCTTGATGTCTGCGTTTTACGTATTGAGCTACCTGGCGTTCTGCGTGCCGGCGCTGTTGGCGGGTAACCTTAGCCGGGTGTTTGGCCTCATCGCCACCACCGATGGCTACGGCGCCGTGCTGATTGTGCTGGCCCTCAGTGCGCTGGTCGGTTTGATGTTGCAGGATTCGGGGCGAGCCAGAACTGCGGTATAG
- a CDS encoding TDT family transporter: MTCSNSISYKPFSHLTRPREVIRQFTPNWFAATMGTGVLALALAQLPVSVPGLHAIAEGLWMFTIGLFVLFSLLYAARWVMFFNEARRIFGHSTVSMFFGTIPMGLATILNGLLLFGLPRWGSDVIPLAEAMWWLDVAMALACGVLIPFMMFTRQEHSIDQMTAVWLLPVVAAEVAAASGGLLAPHLVDAHAQLVMLVTSYVLWAFSLPVAFSILTILMLRMALHKLPHANMAASSWLALGPIGTGALGMLLLGGDAPAIFAANGLPGVGEMANGLGLVAGITLWGFGLWWMLIAVLITLRYLRAGIPFNLGWWGFTFPLGVYALATLKLASVLHLGFFSVFGTVLVVALALMWLIVAKRTVQGAYKGELFVSPCIAGLGNK; the protein is encoded by the coding sequence ATGACCTGCTCCAATAGCATCAGCTATAAACCCTTCAGTCACTTGACCCGTCCTCGGGAAGTGATTCGCCAGTTCACCCCCAACTGGTTTGCCGCGACCATGGGCACCGGCGTGCTGGCGTTGGCCTTGGCCCAATTGCCCGTCAGTGTGCCCGGCTTGCACGCCATTGCCGAAGGGCTTTGGATGTTCACCATTGGCCTGTTTGTCCTGTTCAGCCTCTTGTATGCCGCCCGTTGGGTGATGTTCTTCAACGAGGCGCGGCGGATTTTCGGGCACTCCACGGTTTCGATGTTCTTCGGCACCATCCCGATGGGCCTGGCGACGATTCTCAATGGCTTGCTGCTGTTCGGCCTGCCACGCTGGGGCAGCGATGTCATACCGTTGGCTGAAGCGATGTGGTGGTTGGATGTGGCGATGGCCCTGGCTTGCGGTGTACTGATCCCGTTCATGATGTTCACCCGCCAGGAACACAGCATCGACCAGATGACGGCCGTGTGGCTGTTGCCCGTGGTCGCGGCCGAAGTCGCTGCCGCCAGCGGTGGCCTGCTGGCGCCGCACCTGGTCGACGCCCATGCGCAACTGGTGATGCTGGTGACCAGCTACGTGTTGTGGGCGTTTTCCCTGCCGGTGGCGTTCAGCATCCTGACCATCCTGATGTTGCGCATGGCCCTGCACAAACTGCCCCACGCAAATATGGCTGCGTCGAGCTGGTTGGCGCTGGGCCCCATCGGCACCGGCGCCCTCGGCATGCTGCTGCTGGGCGGCGATGCACCGGCGATCTTCGCGGCCAACGGCTTGCCCGGTGTCGGCGAGATGGCCAACGGCCTTGGCCTGGTGGCGGGCATCACCCTGTGGGGTTTCGGCTTGTGGTGGATGCTGATCGCCGTGTTGATTACCCTGCGGTACCTGCGTGCGGGCATTCCGTTCAACCTCGGCTGGTGGGGTTTTACCTTCCCATTGGGGGTTTACGCCTTGGCCACGCTGAAGCTTGCGAGCGTATTGCACCTGGGTTTCTTCAGTGTGTTTGGCACTGTGCTGGTGGTGGCATTGGCGCTGATGTGGCTGATCGTCGCCAAGCGCACCGTGCAGGGCGCCTATAAAGGTGAGCTTTTTGTTTCGCCTTGCATTGCGGGGCTAGGGAATAAGTAA
- a CDS encoding MFS transporter: MSHPSQFTLLRTRRFLPFFVTQLLGAFNDNIFKQSLILAILYKLTLDGDRSIWVNLCALLFILPFFLFSALAGQFGEKFNKDALIRAIKIGEIVIMAVGATGFLFNHLELMLLALFAMGTHSALFGPVKYSIMPQALHDDELVGGNGLVEMGTFLAILAGTIGAGIMMSSTHYAPIVATAIVGVAVLGYLASRSIPRAAASTPELRLNWNIFSESWATLRLGLGQTPAVSRSIVGNSWFWFVGAIYLTQIPAYAKEWLYGDETVVTLILTVFSVGIALGSMLCEKLSGRKVEIGLVPFGSFGLTVFGLLLWWHSGGFPQNVQANDWLAVLGYGQAWWVLFDILGLGVFGGFYIVPLYALIQSRTAENERARVIAANNILNALFMVVSAIVSILLLSVAKLSIPELFLVVSLLNIAVNTYIFRIVPEFTMRFMIWLLSHSMYRVEHRNLQLIPDEGAALLVCNHVSFVDALLIGGAVRRPIRFVMYYKIYRLPVLNFIFRTAGAIPIAGRNEDIQIYEKAFTRIAQYLKEGELVCIFPEGKLTADGEMNDFRGGVTRILEETPVPVIPMALQGLWGSFFSRDPNKGFFHRIWSHVTLVAGEPVAVEAATPAQLQERVGVLRGSVR; encoded by the coding sequence ATGAGCCACCCCTCACAATTCACCTTGCTGCGAACACGGCGTTTCCTGCCGTTTTTCGTTACCCAGTTACTGGGCGCCTTCAACGACAATATCTTCAAGCAATCGCTGATCCTGGCGATTCTCTACAAACTCACCCTCGACGGTGACCGCTCCATCTGGGTCAACCTGTGCGCCCTGCTGTTTATCCTGCCGTTTTTCCTGTTCTCGGCGCTGGCCGGGCAATTTGGCGAGAAATTCAACAAGGACGCATTGATCCGTGCGATCAAGATCGGTGAGATCGTGATCATGGCCGTAGGCGCCACGGGCTTCCTGTTCAATCACCTGGAACTGATGCTGCTGGCGCTGTTTGCCATGGGCACGCACTCGGCGCTGTTCGGCCCGGTCAAGTACTCGATCATGCCCCAGGCCCTGCACGACGATGAGCTGGTGGGCGGTAACGGCCTGGTGGAAATGGGCACGTTCCTGGCGATCCTGGCCGGCACCATTGGCGCCGGGATCATGATGTCGTCCACCCATTACGCGCCGATTGTGGCGACGGCGATTGTCGGTGTGGCGGTGCTGGGTTACCTGGCCAGCCGCAGCATTCCGCGCGCGGCGGCGTCTACGCCAGAGCTGCGGCTGAACTGGAATATTTTCAGCGAATCCTGGGCCACCCTGCGTTTGGGCCTGGGGCAGACGCCGGCAGTGTCGCGCTCGATTGTCGGCAACTCGTGGTTCTGGTTTGTCGGCGCGATCTACCTGACGCAGATCCCGGCTTACGCCAAGGAATGGTTGTACGGCGACGAAACCGTGGTGACGCTGATCCTCACGGTGTTCTCGGTGGGTATCGCGCTGGGCTCGATGCTTTGCGAAAAGCTCTCAGGTCGCAAGGTGGAAATCGGCCTGGTGCCGTTCGGTTCATTTGGTCTGACCGTGTTTGGCCTGCTGCTGTGGTGGCACTCCGGCGGCTTCCCGCAGAACGTCCAGGCGAACGATTGGCTGGCGGTGCTCGGTTACGGACAGGCGTGGTGGGTGCTGTTCGATATCCTTGGGCTGGGTGTGTTCGGCGGCTTTTATATCGTGCCGCTGTATGCGCTGATTCAGTCGCGCACCGCCGAGAACGAGCGCGCGCGGGTGATCGCAGCCAACAATATTCTCAACGCACTGTTCATGGTGGTCTCGGCGATCGTGTCGATCCTGTTGCTGAGTGTGGCCAAGCTGTCGATCCCGGAGCTGTTCCTGGTGGTGTCGCTGCTCAACATTGCGGTCAACACCTACATCTTCAGGATCGTCCCCGAGTTCACCATGCGTTTCATGATCTGGCTGCTCAGCCATTCCATGTACCGGGTGGAGCATCGCAATCTGCAACTGATTCCGGATGAAGGCGCAGCCTTGCTGGTGTGCAACCACGTGTCGTTCGTCGATGCGCTGTTGATCGGTGGCGCAGTGCGTCGGCCGATTCGCTTTGTGATGTACTACAAAATCTACCGTTTGCCGGTGCTGAACTTTATCTTCCGTACGGCCGGGGCGATTCCGATTGCCGGGCGTAACGAAGATATCCAGATCTACGAAAAGGCTTTCACGCGGATTGCCCAGTACCTGAAAGAAGGGGAGCTGGTGTGCATCTTTCCGGAAGGCAAATTGACGGCCGACGGTGAGATGAATGACTTCCGTGGCGGCGTGACGCGCATTCTCGAAGAGACACCGGTGCCGGTGATTCCGATGGCGTTGCAGGGGCTGTGGGGGAGTTTCTTCAGTCGCGATCCGAACAAGGGGTTCTTTCATCGGATCTGGTCGCATGTCACGTTGGTGGCGGGCGAGCCTGTTGCGGTGGAGGCGGCGACGCCTGCGCAGTTGCAGGAGCGAGTAGGGGTGTTGCGGGGGAGTGTCAGGTAG
- the sugE gene encoding quaternary ammonium compound efflux SMR transporter SugE: protein MSWIILFFAGLFEVGWAVGLKYTDGFSKPLPTALTIAAMAISLGLLGLAMKELPLGTAYAIWTGVGAVGTVIAGIILFGESMALFRLASVALIICGLVGLKISA, encoded by the coding sequence ATGTCCTGGATCATTCTGTTTTTTGCCGGGCTGTTTGAAGTCGGCTGGGCGGTCGGCCTGAAGTACACCGACGGTTTCAGCAAACCGCTGCCAACGGCCCTGACCATTGCCGCCATGGCTATCAGCCTCGGCCTGCTGGGGCTGGCCATGAAGGAACTGCCGCTGGGCACCGCCTATGCCATCTGGACGGGTGTGGGCGCGGTGGGCACGGTAATCGCCGGGATTATCCTGTTTGGGGAATCCATGGCGTTGTTTCGGTTGGCGAGTGTGGCGTTGATCATTTGCGGGTTGGTAGGCCTCAAGATCAGCGCCTGA
- a CDS encoding bile acid:sodium symporter family protein yields MRALAALSRFVGNTFAYWVLVFAVLAFLEPSWFIGLKGAIVPLLGLVMFGMGLTLKLEDFAEVARHPWRVALGVVAHFVIMPGVAWLLCQAFHLPPEIAVGVILVGCCPSGTSSNVMTWLARGDLALSVAIAAVTTLLAPLLTPALIWLLASAWLPVSFMELFWSILQVVLLPIVLGVVAQRVLGERVRHAVEVLPLVSVVSIVIIVAAVVAASQAKIAESGLLIMAVVMLHNSFGYLLGYFTGRLFKLPLAQRKSLALEVGMQNSGLGAALASAHFSPLAAVPSALFSVWHNISGALLSTYFRRMSEKEDRRALQNTPKT; encoded by the coding sequence ATGCGTGCTCTCGCCGCCTTGAGTCGCTTTGTCGGCAATACCTTCGCCTACTGGGTGCTGGTTTTCGCGGTCCTCGCCTTCCTTGAGCCCAGCTGGTTCATTGGCCTCAAAGGCGCCATCGTGCCGCTGTTGGGCCTGGTGATGTTCGGCATGGGGCTGACCTTAAAACTTGAAGATTTCGCCGAGGTCGCCCGCCACCCGTGGCGCGTCGCACTCGGCGTAGTCGCGCACTTTGTGATCATGCCGGGCGTGGCCTGGTTGCTGTGCCAGGCGTTCCACCTGCCGCCGGAAATTGCCGTCGGCGTGATTCTGGTCGGCTGCTGCCCAAGCGGCACGTCGTCCAACGTGATGACTTGGCTGGCGCGGGGCGACCTGGCGCTGTCGGTGGCAATCGCCGCCGTCACCACCCTCCTCGCCCCGCTGCTCACACCGGCGTTGATCTGGCTGCTGGCGTCGGCCTGGCTGCCGGTGTCGTTCATGGAGTTGTTCTGGTCGATCCTGCAAGTGGTGCTGCTGCCGATCGTGCTCGGCGTGGTGGCGCAACGTGTGCTCGGCGAGCGGGTCCGCCATGCCGTGGAGGTGTTGCCGCTGGTGTCGGTGGTCAGCATCGTGATCATTGTCGCGGCGGTGGTTGCGGCGAGCCAGGCGAAGATCGCCGAGTCCGGCCTGCTGATCATGGCCGTGGTGATGTTGCACAACAGCTTTGGCTACCTGCTGGGCTACTTCACCGGTCGGTTGTTCAAGCTGCCATTGGCACAGCGCAAATCGCTGGCGCTGGAAGTGGGCATGCAGAACTCCGGGCTGGGCGCCGCACTGGCCAGCGCGCACTTTTCGCCGCTGGCGGCGGTGCCGAGTGCGCTGTTCAGCGTCTGGCACAATATTTCCGGGGCTTTGCTGTCGACTTACTTCCGCAGAATGAGCGAAAAGGAAGACCGTCGCGCTTTGCAGAACACGCCAAAAACTTGA
- the rdgC gene encoding recombination-associated protein RdgC, which yields MWFKNLLIYRLTQDLPVDAEALEAAMATKLARPCASQELTTYGFVAPFGKGEDAPLVHVSGDFLLIAARKEERILPGSVVRDALKEKVEEIEAEQMRKVYKKERDQIKDEIIQAFLPRAFIRRSSTFAAIAPKQGLILVNSASPKRAEDLLSTLREVIGTLPVRPLTVKTAPTAIMTDWVTTQKPADDFFVLDECELRDTHEDGGIVRCKRQDLTSEEIQLHLTTGKVVTQLSLAWQDKLSFMLDDKMTVKRLKFEDLLQDQAEQDGGDEALGQLDASFTLMMLTFGEFLPALVEALGGEETPQGI from the coding sequence ATGTGGTTCAAGAACCTGCTTATCTATCGCCTGACCCAAGATCTGCCTGTTGATGCCGAGGCGTTGGAAGCGGCAATGGCCACCAAACTGGCGCGCCCTTGTGCAAGCCAGGAGTTGACCACTTACGGTTTCGTCGCGCCTTTCGGTAAAGGTGAAGACGCTCCCCTGGTTCACGTCAGCGGTGACTTCCTGCTGATCGCCGCGCGCAAGGAAGAACGCATCCTGCCAGGTAGCGTGGTGCGTGACGCACTGAAAGAGAAAGTCGAAGAGATCGAGGCCGAGCAAATGCGCAAGGTCTATAAAAAGGAACGGGACCAGATCAAGGATGAAATCATCCAGGCCTTCCTGCCGCGTGCGTTTATTCGTCGCTCGTCGACCTTCGCCGCCATCGCGCCGAAACAGGGCCTGATCCTGGTCAACTCGGCGAGCCCGAAACGCGCCGAAGACTTGCTGTCGACCCTGCGCGAAGTGATCGGCACCCTGCCGGTACGCCCGCTGACGGTTAAAACCGCACCGACTGCGATCATGACCGACTGGGTCACCACCCAGAAACCGGCCGATGACTTCTTCGTCCTCGACGAATGCGAACTGCGCGACACCCACGAAGATGGCGGCATTGTGCGCTGCAAGCGCCAGGACCTGACCAGCGAAGAAATCCAGTTGCACCTGACCACCGGCAAAGTCGTGACCCAATTGTCCCTGGCCTGGCAGGACAAGTTGTCCTTCATGCTCGACGACAAGATGACCGTCAAGCGCCTGAAGTTCGAAGACCTGCTGCAGGATCAGGCTGAACAAGACGGCGGCGACGAAGCCCTGGGCCAACTGGACGCCAGCTTTACCCTGATGATGCTGACGTTCGGCGAGTTCCTGCCGGCGTTGGTTGAGGCACTGGGCGGCGAAGAGACGCCACAAGGCATCTAA
- a CDS encoding MFS transporter — MNTVEPAHGRYSILAAICLAALVLPMSFTGGAVATPFIGQAFAAHPTQLVWVTNAFMLSFGSLLMAAGTLADRYGRKRLFLWGMALFTVASLLLAVAPGILWLDIVRGVQGVAAAIALASGCAALAQVFDGHARTRAFSLLGTTFGAGLAFGPLLSGLLIEHWGWRAIFLGTALLAGLSLLFAVPNMRESRDPQALHLDVAGVLTFSAMLVSLTTAVILAPEHGWGSATTRYLLAAAAVFLLVFIRVENHTSQPMLDLRLFRFGRFIGVQLLPIGTCYCYIVLIVLLPLRFMGVEGASAFEAGLMMLALSAPMLVVPIIAATLTRWLSAGVLCAVGLLIAAAGLYGLSLARIGQPLQTVAALLVIGIGTGLPWGLMDGLAISVVPKERAGMAAGIFNTTRVASEGVALAITVAVLSALVAHHLPAGTAQDAAVLAQQLVMGDVRDASANIPLELLRTAYLAGFNTLLQLLAGLTLSTAAVVFVFLSRREVAPIAVAPTVESLR; from the coding sequence ATGAACACAGTCGAACCCGCCCATGGTCGCTATTCGATTCTGGCAGCCATTTGCCTGGCAGCCCTGGTGCTGCCCATGAGCTTTACCGGCGGCGCGGTGGCGACGCCGTTTATCGGCCAGGCATTTGCCGCCCACCCCACGCAACTGGTGTGGGTCACCAACGCGTTCATGCTCAGTTTCGGCAGTTTGTTGATGGCCGCCGGCACCCTCGCCGACCGCTATGGGCGCAAGCGCTTGTTCTTGTGGGGCATGGCGCTGTTTACCGTGGCCTCCCTGCTGCTGGCCGTGGCGCCGGGCATTCTTTGGCTGGATATAGTGCGCGGGGTGCAAGGCGTTGCGGCGGCCATTGCGTTGGCCAGTGGCTGTGCGGCGCTGGCACAGGTGTTTGATGGCCATGCCAGGACGCGTGCCTTCAGCCTGCTGGGCACTACTTTCGGCGCGGGCCTGGCGTTTGGCCCGCTGCTGTCGGGGCTGCTGATCGAACACTGGGGCTGGCGCGCGATTTTCCTGGGCACGGCATTGCTGGCGGGGCTCTCACTGCTGTTCGCCGTGCCCAACATGCGTGAGAGCCGCGACCCGCAGGCGCTGCACCTGGACGTGGCCGGCGTGCTGACCTTTTCGGCCATGCTGGTGAGCTTGACCACGGCGGTCATTCTGGCACCGGAACACGGTTGGGGCTCAGCAACTACCCGGTATCTGCTGGCGGCAGCAGCGGTGTTTTTGCTGGTATTTATTCGGGTTGAAAATCATACGAGCCAACCGATGCTCGACCTGCGGCTGTTTCGCTTTGGGCGCTTTATTGGTGTGCAGTTGCTGCCGATCGGCACCTGTTACTGCTACATCGTCCTGATCGTACTGTTACCGCTGCGGTTTATGGGTGTCGAAGGCGCCAGCGCATTTGAGGCGGGTTTAATGATGCTGGCGCTGTCCGCACCCATGCTGGTCGTACCGATTATTGCCGCAACGCTGACACGCTGGCTGTCGGCGGGCGTACTGTGCGCCGTTGGCCTGTTGATTGCGGCTGCGGGCTTGTACGGGTTGAGCCTGGCCAGGATCGGCCAGCCGTTGCAGACCGTCGCCGCACTGCTGGTCATCGGGATCGGCACGGGCTTGCCGTGGGGTTTGATGGATGGCCTGGCGATCAGTGTGGTACCCAAGGAGCGCGCGGGCATGGCGGCAGGCATTTTCAATACAACCCGAGTCGCCAGTGAAGGGGTGGCGCTGGCAATCACGGTTGCCGTGTTGAGCGCACTGGTTGCCCATCATCTGCCCGCAGGCACTGCGCAGGACGCGGCAGTGCTTGCCCAGCAGTTGGTCATGGGTGACGTCCGAGACGCCAGTGCAAACATCCCACTGGAATTGCTGCGCACAGCCTACCTTGCGGGCTTCAATACCTTGCTGCAATTGCTGGCAGGACTCACCCTGTCTACAGCGGCGGTGGTCTTTGTGTTCCTGAGCCGACGCGAAGTTGCGCCAATAGCCGTGGCGCCGACCGTTGAGTCGCTGCGCTGA
- a CDS encoding LysR family transcriptional regulator: MTDNLSGVIAFVKTAEALSFTGAARAMGISASAVGKNVVKLEASLNVRLLHRSTRKVSLTAEGQLFYDRCRKILDDLQDARAMLSHAMQAPRGKLRVSLPTIGYRFLFPHLLAFRQAYPEIELELDFNDLLVDVIEEGFDVVIRSGGLADSTLMARKLGPFRFLLCASPKYLRANGRPETLGDLERHQCLRYRFATTGKIMEWTLSANSAITQLRLPTALTLNNMEAMLMAATDGHGIAYVPDFLARDALAQAQLETVLDGHSDDQGQFWALWPSSQHLSPKIRVFVDFVAERLFTTPSTDTPPATR, translated from the coding sequence GTGACCGATAATCTCAGTGGTGTGATCGCCTTCGTGAAAACCGCAGAAGCACTCAGCTTCACAGGCGCGGCGCGGGCGATGGGGATTTCCGCCTCGGCAGTGGGCAAAAATGTGGTCAAGCTGGAGGCATCGTTGAATGTCCGGCTGTTGCACCGCAGCACGCGTAAGGTCAGCCTGACTGCCGAAGGTCAATTGTTCTACGATCGTTGTCGGAAAATTCTCGATGACCTGCAGGACGCCCGCGCCATGCTTTCCCATGCCATGCAGGCCCCGCGCGGCAAATTGCGGGTCAGCCTGCCCACCATCGGCTATCGCTTCCTCTTTCCCCACCTGCTCGCGTTCAGGCAAGCCTATCCGGAGATTGAGTTGGAGCTGGATTTCAACGACCTCCTGGTGGATGTGATAGAGGAGGGCTTCGACGTGGTGATTCGCAGCGGCGGCCTCGCCGATTCGACGTTGATGGCCCGTAAACTCGGACCTTTTCGCTTTTTACTGTGCGCATCACCCAAATACTTGCGGGCTAACGGGCGTCCGGAAACCCTCGGTGATCTTGAGCGCCATCAGTGCCTGCGTTATCGCTTTGCAACCACCGGCAAAATCATGGAATGGACCTTGTCCGCCAACTCGGCGATCACCCAATTACGCCTGCCTACTGCGCTGACCTTGAACAACATGGAAGCCATGCTCATGGCCGCCACCGATGGGCATGGCATAGCCTACGTGCCGGACTTTCTGGCCCGGGACGCGCTGGCGCAGGCGCAGCTGGAAACCGTGCTGGACGGGCACTCCGATGACCAGGGACAGTTCTGGGCGCTGTGGCCCTCGAGCCAGCATCTCTCGCCAAAAATCCGCGTATTTGTGGACTTTGTCGCCGAACGCCTTTTTACAACCCCATCAACCGATACCCCACCTGCAACTCGGTAA
- a CDS encoding response regulator, producing the protein MSTARILIVEDEANIRRFVGIALQDEGFQVFEADSVKRALIHAASRQPDLVIVDLGLPDGDGKQLISELRGWLAVPILVLSARDREEEKVAALDAGADDYLTKPFGVPELLARIRAQLRRHGQTGTVAATSKVAFGEIEVDLSTHEVWRQGQPVHLTPIEYRLLCAMIRGQSRVLTHRQLLLEVWGLDYVDRAHYLRVHMAHLRQKLEEDPAQPQHFITELQVGYRLMGL; encoded by the coding sequence ATGAGCACCGCACGCATTTTGATTGTTGAAGACGAAGCCAATATCCGCCGCTTCGTCGGGATCGCCCTGCAAGATGAAGGTTTTCAGGTGTTCGAGGCCGACAGCGTCAAACGCGCGCTGATCCATGCCGCCAGCCGTCAACCGGACCTGGTGATCGTCGACCTCGGCCTGCCGGATGGCGACGGCAAACAATTGATCAGCGAACTGCGCGGTTGGTTGGCAGTGCCGATTCTGGTGTTGTCGGCGCGTGATCGCGAAGAAGAGAAAGTTGCCGCCCTGGACGCAGGTGCCGATGATTACCTGACCAAGCCGTTTGGTGTGCCCGAGTTGCTCGCACGCATCCGCGCCCAACTGCGCAGGCATGGTCAGACCGGCACCGTGGCAGCCACCAGCAAGGTCGCGTTTGGCGAGATTGAAGTCGACCTCTCGACCCACGAGGTATGGCGCCAGGGCCAGCCTGTGCATCTCACCCCCATCGAATACCGCCTGCTCTGCGCGATGATTCGCGGCCAGAGCCGGGTGCTGACCCACCGGCAATTATTGCTGGAAGTGTGGGGCCTGGATTACGTGGACCGCGCCCACTATTTGCGGGTGCACATGGCGCACTTACGGCAAAAGCTGGAAGAGGACCCGGCGCAGCCGCAGCATTTCATTACCGAGTTGCAGGTGGGGTATCGGTTGATGGGGTTGTAA